Genomic DNA from Comamonas antarctica:
TCTTGGGCAGTTGCATGCTGCGAACGCGCTTGTAATGACGCTTCACGGCAGCCGCCTTCTTGCGCTTGCGCTCGGAAGTGGGCTTCTCGTAGAACTCGCGTGCGCGCAGGTCGGTCAGCAGGCCGAGCTTTTCGATCGTGCGCTTGAAGCGACGCAGAGCGACGTCATAGGGT
This window encodes:
- the rpsU gene encoding 30S ribosomal protein S21; its protein translation is MTTIRVKENEPYDVALRRFKRTIEKLGLLTDLRAREFYEKPTSERKRKKAAAVKRHYKRVRSMQLPKKLY